The Lytechinus pictus isolate F3 Inbred chromosome 5, Lp3.0, whole genome shotgun sequence DNA segment TATGCCACACttaaattattgtaatgttgcATGGGGAAATACATTGTATAGGAACCATTTAAACAAACTGCTAGTTCTtcagaagaaagttatgaggcTCATATTCATAACATATTCGAATTACAGATGTCCAAGtattcctttatttctgcaATTGAAGATTTTGCCTCTTGATGATTTAGTCTCCCTCAATTGCttgatatttatgtacaaatcacAATCCTCTCAAAactgttcatttttaaaagatgcatttgttGTTAACTCAAATGTCCATTTGTACAATACACGGCAGAAAAATCTTATCCACCAGCCACTTGCAAGAACAAATACTGCTTTTAATTCTTTTGTCATAGTTTGTACAAAAGAATGGAATAAGTTACCACAAAACTTTAGATCCAGTCCAACACTGCccatatttaaaaattcatgtcgaaaatatttatttgaaagattacaaaatatcttaaattgaTTCTTGATAAAccatgtgtgttgtgtgtgtgtgtgcgtgttgtGTTTGTATGTAGTTTCTTATTTCACTCTTTagattatcattgtaaatatttttcatctCATTATTGTTGTAATGTACTTTATAAGGGGCCCctctcacaagctctgcttctatggggtcccaaacctatcATGTATTCTCATTTTTGTTAAACTATGTGATATGTCTCTTGTTCttgattggtttgaataaatttgaacttgaacttgaacttgaatgggcttcggaactacactTTCGGGTTTTCACGACCCGTGCGCAATTAATTTACGTTTGCGATCGCCATTTAGGTGTAGCGGAGGGTAATATTGGTAGTGAAGTGTAGTATACGTGGAGCCTATACGAACCATCACCTGAGGTAACGCGCATGCAGCACGGGCGCcggggtgcgctcgcgcagaggcgatggtcagccgcttttcacaaaaaatgcagctcattgtagcagaagGGCGTAATGGAAAATATGCGAAACATTTCCATTGATACGGATTTCTTTTTCTCgatttaagaagaaaatgctatgctttggaatggctttctttgttctttttcttaagatcaaaatgctatgctttggaactgaaatttgagtgtaaaaaagGGGGTCCTCTCCGTGGCACATACTCACCACGCATTATttacatgaagttcctcacacgtatgaataattcgctgccgatttaaaaacatcgcatgcgcaagggtccgagctcggaccggACCCGGTACCTCGCGCATATCGCAtccgcatgcgatgttttgaaatcggtagcaaaatatttataagtgtgaggaacttcatgttggctctaaatcaccaattttgagactgatagaagcatggaaaagaagtgaaactttgtgtaaagtaagaatattagttttaattgtttttaaagattgtgatgttgcatgaattttatattttcccccataAAATTACGGCGAATCCAAGCGAAGCGATGTCTGGCTGAAAATTTAAACGATGACACAATtgaaatacagccgttcccgaTTGCAATATTTGGAAAAGTGGAGGGCATATTGACCTTGAAATGTAATTGAGAGACTTGCTTTGACATTTGCAAACAATTACTGGTGGGGACATTATTGCGAAGTCGGCCAATGCAAAACTGCGTTAGCGCCATCTTTCTTATCACCGTTTTTGTAAAGTTATAAGCTTTCTAAAAATAGCTAACATTGATTAGAAAATGATTTGTAATGCTagacttagggggtgttgcaagaaaatatttgcaatcaattgcaaatttcaggtGCAAATTTACATGAGATATATCAATTTGAACTAAAGCAAATCAATCTATATTTGTTGATGCAAGAAGCAGACCGTCAagcaattgcaaatttgcaatgaaatacatgaatttcaatTGATTTGGGGACTTGAGTGACTTGTGAtcaattttcttgcaacaccccattagagTCTTAGTCTTTGACTCGCTCATATGGCAGTCACTTATTAACACTATATTGGGCATTAGGACCTCAGTAATGTTGAAAAAAAGCTGCCAGAGTAGTCATACTTTCAAGCACTATTGTACAAAATCCAcagatattttatcaaaatttttaccatAGATATAATTTGTGATATTTAAACTGCAATAAACAATAACTAATTCACtcaaaaatttcataactaaaagagagaaaaaaatagaatcacTCGACAGTTCGCCCCACCGACAAGCCTTATCGCCATCATTGTGTGCATTTGTGTGTTACCGTGGGTGCCGACTTTCTACAAATGCACTACTCCGAGGGCCTTTGGGTATATACACTACTGTCGCCTACGAGGTCAATACTGGTGTGTTttgacctcattggtactacgAGTGCTTAATATATGCCAAGTGTATAAATTCTGTATATTTTCTAaaccattttatttatttcaatttgtcaGAAATATGAAGAGCAAAAAGCataagaaagacaaaaagaagaagCACAAGAAAGAGAAACACAAAAAGAGAAATGGGACTTCTTCCGAGGTGAGTATatcatttataaagcagaaatTTTAGTGTAGGGTCATCCTCAGAAAAACTTacaatccatgaaaatgatgttttttaaAGCCTGAGGGGGGGTATTCGAATTTCGAATTATAATATGATACCTATATATCATACGTATCATTCATTTATACTaattacctccccccccccaggtttGAAGACCTCTTCTGGGCCCACAACCCAACCTACACCCACACACATCTTTAATGATATtccatcaaataaaaacatacatgcTGCATTCGCTCTTGATGGTCGGTAACTCCTTGACCAGAATATGAAAACACAATACAAATAAATGTATTATGGATACGAAAAACTCATTTGCACATTAAACCAAAGCATCACTGGTTACCAAGGGTCAAGTGCACATCCCCTCCATGtaaattgtattgaccaaaTACATTGATTGACAGTATGTCACAGAAACCATGCAAGGGTGTCGAACATTAGGCAAATACAAGGTTGggaaaattaattataaattcattaaaaaaaaaaagatctatgCCAATTCAAAGATCAAGCATTCCTTGACAGTTGTTAAACTCTtgctttttcattttgatttaagTGCTTTGTAATTTTTATTAGTTCAGTTTTTTGTACACCTGCAAAATTCAGTTTGATGGGATATACACTATACAGAAATCATTGTACAGTTGAATGGTCTGTGGGTTGCAAATCTTGCTGATACGTCTACTTCCTTGTTTTTGCCCAATGATCTTTGGTCTTGTAGTTATACatgtctaaaaaaaattaacattttataattgaaataaagGCGATTAAACCAATAGGAAACTAGTTATAGATAAATAGTAAGTTGGTGCACTAGCTTTCCCAGCCTTGGCCCTACCAAAAATTGGTTTCCGTTGATATTGTGGCAACTGCacatttcttttaataaagTAAAGATTTCTGCTCAACTAGCCACTAATACTTCATGTAACAAAGTTGTATGTACTTTCTTTTGCAGATATGACCATATTCAACGAATTATGATATTGTCATATTCATTTTGCttactacatgtatctctttcaGGAGAGTTTTAACATATTATGTAACAAAATTGTACCTACATTCTTTTCCAAATAATACCATAATAAAATGGATTATGGATACTGTAATATTCATGTTGCATACTCCTTATTTCAGGAGAGTTCTGAGCCTGAGATGGAATGGGTCGAGTCCAGTTCCTCCTCCCACCAACCCCCCAAAGCCCCATCTCCTGATCCTATCTCTATCACTCCAAGCGAGAAAGATGATCCTTTATCACAGGTGAGTCACGTAAATGTTACACGCTActgaaaatccttgcatctgagtGGCTGAAAGCAGATAAGTCAGTGAAAAATCGCAGACAAAGCTCTTCCTTAAATGCTTCCCTAGTGTTATGCGCACAAAATTGAGGATATGAAAATATGGATTCAATTGAACAAGTTTGCTTACGCTCTTTTAGTGTAGTAAAATATCCTGATATATCTATATTCTGCTGCTTTCTACCCGGGTGAGGTGAATGAGCACTAGGCAGAATTCATTCCtgtaaaggaaaccaaaacccaagaagagaatcaatcttattggaaagaatcaataaaatgagaggaacaatttaaaataagtttcatcaaaatcggttatgaaataagcaagttatggacgtttaaaaagtcctgttgtactttctatggggatcctcaaattggcaaacttCCTTaaaaattgctgattttgtgAACAACTCCATTTGtcttgtacacaaattttcagattttcccttttattttacatatttcacattatctcctgaccatgacatatgtggtgtgaatcatattttcccatgatatatgttgtgctcagaaggaggcaagatgcaatttgaaagataatgaggaaaatctgaaaaatttgtgtataaacaaatggagagttgtccacaaaatagccattttgaagcacgtttgtcAATTTCAGGATCCACAACAATagttttcaaacttccataactcgcttattctataaccgattttgataaaacaagttttagatcgctcctctcattttattctttctgataAGATAGATTTTCCTCTTGTATATTGGTTTCCTTTAATGCACCGATTATTGGAAAGAGAAGCTTGAGCTAACGTCAATTTTACTGGCACTCTGAAATAGATTGTAGATAAAGGGCATTTTATAAATGTGTACTTTTATCAGCATTATTAGTTTCAGCTATCTGTTACTCTCCCATTTCACTTGATTTTAGTTTTCTTTCtccatgtttttcttttctccttgaTTTAAGCTGTCcgtttccctttctctttcacttttttctcttgatttatttgtcaaatgTATACTCTTTCTCATCATATTTTGTGCCTTCAGTCAGTCAGTTTTAtgttataaataaatgaatgaatgaaatgttcCCTTGCTGATAGAAATATTAAGATTTTGCtttgtacattatttttttcacagcTCAGTTTTGCTTCTTAATTCTTTTTGTTCTTATGTACAATAATTTtactcttaattttttttaaatttcattttgactTGGTTTTTTATTCCCTTAAACCTTTGTAATGTTTACTGCATTCAGTCATGTAGACAATTGCCACCAGCCTTAGTCTTGGATTTCAGCCTTAATTTACATTGCACAAATCACACAAAAGTTTTGCATTGCACATACAACACTACATATTTACGACCTCCATGAAAGATGAATGGCCTGATGCATGATTTTTATAGCAGTCTGTTCAGTGTAATGGTCATATATTCACCTTTTGTTttggatgaataaataaattgcaTCTGAGAATAATGTGAGTCATTGACAGTTTATAATACACAAATCATTAATGTTTTTTCAAGTACATTTGATGCAGATATTCagaataaatgcaaaaaaaaaaataattatcatcttcttttgtattttttgttttgtagtcattgtaccTGTACCCATAATTATTTACCCCTGTTAAATGAAGTTTGAATGTGGTATATTTTAACGAGTGTATAGTCCGTTGGTCTGATGTAAATCTaatattgccatggtaacaacatattttgGCAATAAACCAATCAAAGAATAAGTAGAACTACTTATTGCCCACTGCTAATTAGACTTGgctcatttcataaaacttgttataacaaTTTTGCAATAATAGAATGTAAAAGCTGCTGATGTGGCTGATGCCGACAGTAAACTTGTTCCAAAACTGCATTTATTATgaaaacaagtctttatgaaatgggagcCTGGCATGCATTTGTCCAAGAGTAAAAGAGACACTGTGTTGAATGCTGTGTTGTCATGGGATAACAACATGTTGGGGCGAAAAAAATCAGAGAAAGTGCAGTGTgtgttcatttttatattttccttaCACAAGGTTGTcatggtgatggtagtgataTTTCAGGGTTACATTGAgggaaggataagtatataTTACGTTTTGTAGAGTTGATTTAACtttacttcattttcatgttttttattccaAATGTTATAAGTTGAGcaagtttcaatttcaatttttagatTGATGGAGATGATTTGTTCAAGCTTCATCTTATAAGTAAAGGGTTATGAATGATTCAGGGCCAACATTGGGGCCAGCCATAAAATATTTCAAGGTCATGGCAATCTATGGCCTTTGATTATTACAGTAATTTGAAACTGGATAAGTTGGTAGATTATGCACTGAAAGTCTCTTTTGAgtgaatgaatttgaatatttacGATACAAAGTTTGTCAAAAgtaattaaaaattcactgatgtaaatttaaaaaaattataatcaagCAAGTGTTGACATTTCTGaactttattcaattcaaattcaaaattcaaatcaattttaaaactatTAATAATTTGTCATAACAGTTTAGACAAAACAATGCAACAGTTCACATAACATTTTCAATAAACATCcagtttaaagataaattataatgcaagtttCAAACCAAACATACATAATATTTATGTGTTCActgggagagagaaagaattaGCAAAAACCATAAcagagaggaggaaagaaaagactGTAGGGAGGAGAGTGGGAGAGGGGGAATAGTGAGTGGGGGGataaaggggagggggagaggtggacaaggggggggggagaggagggGGCTACAAGGAAGGGGTATTGGGGACCAGAGGGACTTGATTGGggagaaaaatattttccctaAAATCAGGTAACTAAATAGTAATTGCATGAATTATTgcgaaaatgaatatgaatgttATACATAGGGTAACAATAAGAACACATTTAGGTCAAGTCCGACACGACATTaaactgatttgaataaatagagaatgaaattcttttgaaataagATGAAATATTGACATTCTAAAATTGTTCTCATTGGCACAAACAGCAAAATGTGAGTGATTGGTGATACACAAATGAGAGAGCCTATAATGTCACACTGCCCACACAATTATGTAAAACTTGGTTTAACAACTTGTTCTCATGGAAAATATAAAACCATTGTGATTATTGTGATTTGGTGGAGATCCTTTTTATCATCAAAATGTAAAGAatgaatttgttttcatttcatgaaatagtaatgataatatggCAGGCACATTTACATCATGCTTAACTTCATTAAGCGCTGAATATTTTTATCTGAGcttcaaataatgaaatacaaaagaaattgtatgAGTGTGTGACTTCATTGGCTCCTCATTTGCGTTCTGATCAGGAGGGTAAGTATTtaactgtttttttaataaataaatgagaccTGGAAATGCGATTACttttttacatcctattttggcAGAATTT contains these protein-coding regions:
- the LOC129261112 gene encoding HMG box-containing protein 4-like, translated to MKSKKHKKDKKKKHKKEKHKKRNGTSSEESSEPEMEWVESSSSSHQPPKAPSPDPISITPSEKDDPLSQVSHVNVTRY